In Zingiber officinale cultivar Zhangliang chromosome 8B, Zo_v1.1, whole genome shotgun sequence, a single genomic region encodes these proteins:
- the LOC122014721 gene encoding tRNA-dihydrouridine(16/17) synthase [NAD(P)(+)]-like, producing the protein MGYKTQRRRMFRTCLSFLAAHNNTLQSKARLLPLLNPNSPMSAGPSPAPFDPTDDPDEGLCADLDGCSLGDPSPPLPSLLIRRHLSGQVLVERAWEHWNQLGAPKLVVAPMVDNSELPFRMLCRKYGAEAAYTPMLHSRIFTETEKYRSMEFTTCKGDRPLFVQFCANDPDVLLEAAKIVEPYCDYVDINLGCPQRIARRGNYGAFLMDNLPLIKSLVQKLSQNLQVPVSCKIRIFPNLQDTLVYAKMLEEAGCSLLAVHGRTREEKDGKKFRADWNAIKAVKDAIRIPVLANGNIRHMQDVHDCLDYTGADGVLSAESLLENPALFAGYQTMEPTKDGSYEMENGVILDQSDLAIEYLKLCEQYPVPWRMIRSHVHKMLGDWFRIHPQVREELNAQSKLSFEWLHDMVKRLKDLGGAPALYGNGDIKSRAKPNGVATCIS; encoded by the exons ATGGGCTACAAAACACAACGGCGTCGAATGTTTCGGACTTGTCTCTCGTTCCTCGCCGCACACAACAACACACTTCAATCCAAAGCCCGCCTCCTCCCTCTCCTGAACCCTAACTCGCCCATGTCTGCCGGGCCTTCCCCGGCGCCCTTCGATCCTACAGACGATCCTGACGAAGGCCTCTGTGCGGACCTCGATGGATGCTCCCTCGGCGACCCTTCCCCTCCACTGCCGTCCTTGCTCATCAGGCGCCATCTGAGCGGGCAGGTCCTGGTGGAGCGGGCCTGGGAACACTGGAACCAGCTCGGCGCCCCTAAGCTCGTGGTGGCTCCCATGGTAGACAACTCCGAGCTGCCGTTCCGGATGCTCTGCCGGAAGTATGGCGCCGAAGCCGCGTACACGCCGATGCTCCATTCGAGGATCTTCACTGAGACTGAAAAGTACCGGAGCATGGAGTTCACTACCTGCAAG GGAGATAGGCCACTGTTTGTACAATTCTGTGCCAATGATCCTGATGTTTTGCTGGAAGCAGCAAAAATTGTTGAGCCTTATTGTGATTATGTGGACATAAATCTTGG ATGTCCTCAGCGCATTGCTAGGCGAGGGAATTATGGTGCTTTTCTCATGGACAATCTCCCTCTCATAAAATCACTTGTGCAAAAGCTATCACAAAATCTCCAAGTCCCAGTTTCATGTAAGATCAGAATATTCCCAAATTTACAAGACACCTTAGTGTATGccaagatgcttgaagaagctgGTTGTTCTCTCCTAGCTGTTCATGGCCGGAcaagagaagaaaaggatggGAAGAAATTCCGAGCTGATTGGAATGCCATCAAGGCTGTAAAAGATGCTATTAGGATACCTGTTCTTGCTAACGGAAACATCCGGCACATGCAAGATGTTCATGATTGTTTGGATTACACTGGTGCTGATGGAGTTCTTTCAGCCGAGTCGCTCCTTGAAAATCCAGCACTATTTGCTGGATACCAGACAATGGAACCAACTAAAGACGGTTCCTATGAGATGGAGAATGGTGTGATTTTAGACCAGTCAGATCTGGCAATAGAGTATTTGAAATTGTGCGAGCAATATCCAGTGCCATGGAGAATGATCCGCTCTCATGTTCACAAGATGCTGGGGGACTGGTTTAGGATTCATCCACAGGTGAGGGAGGAATTGAACGCCCAATCAAAACTATCTTTTGAGTGGCTCCATGATATGGTGAAGAGACTTAAAGATCTTGGTGGAGCACCCGCACTGTATGGAAATGGTGATATCAAAAGCAGAGCTAAACCTAATGGAGTCGCCACATGCATTTCTTGA